One window from the genome of Marinifilum sp. JC120 encodes:
- a CDS encoding SlyX family protein yields MSNTKSTEERIESLESALALQDQTVEELNKFIIAQQKQINELEKKLEFMVRQMKDLKEAVDYASPQDDVPPPHYGQV; encoded by the coding sequence ATGAGCAACACAAAATCCACAGAAGAAAGAATAGAAAGCCTTGAAAGCGCACTAGCTCTTCAGGACCAGACCGTTGAAGAACTGAATAAATTCATCATCGCCCAGCAAAAACAAATCAACGAGCTTGAGAAAAAGCTTGAATTCATGGTCAGGCAGATGAAAGACCTCAAAGAAGCCGTGGACTATGCCTCTCCGCAGGATGATGTTCCACCGCCCCATTACGGACAGGTTTAA
- a CDS encoding class I SAM-dependent methyltransferase, which yields MRDITKISDPPEDLHICFGGGDFRAVGNKMIGFCRDKLDLQPDEKVLDIGCGIGRLAFPLLEYLSEEGGYEGFDTFPVGIKWCSDNITPEFPNFRFQLVDIFNSTYNPYAQIKAADFIFPYEDDSFDLIMLNSVFTHMMPEDIMNYIKEMDRVLTDKGRIFATFFLVNDDSNALMDQGKSTHDFFKYGIFYTADPKDPMDAVGYDETFALNMFEQREFKVKEILLGNWCGRKAMNHQDILLVTR from the coding sequence ATGAGAGATATTACTAAGATTTCTGATCCTCCAGAGGATTTGCATATTTGTTTCGGTGGGGGAGATTTCCGTGCTGTGGGGAACAAGATGATCGGCTTCTGCCGGGATAAGCTTGACCTGCAACCGGATGAGAAAGTTCTGGATATCGGGTGTGGAATAGGTCGTTTGGCTTTTCCGTTGCTGGAATATCTTTCAGAAGAGGGGGGGTATGAAGGATTTGATACCTTTCCTGTGGGGATTAAATGGTGTTCGGATAATATTACCCCGGAGTTTCCTAATTTCAGGTTTCAACTGGTTGATATCTTTAATTCAACATACAATCCCTATGCTCAAATCAAGGCAGCTGATTTTATTTTTCCCTATGAAGATGACAGCTTTGACTTGATTATGCTTAATTCCGTGTTCACACATATGATGCCGGAAGATATCATGAATTACATCAAGGAGATGGATCGGGTTCTGACCGACAAAGGGCGTATTTTTGCGACGTTCTTTTTGGTTAATGATGACTCCAATGCTTTGATGGATCAGGGTAAGAGCACACATGATTTTTTCAAGTACGGGATATTCTACACCGCTGATCCCAAGGACCCCATGGATGCGGTGGGTTATGATGAAACGTTTGCCTTGAATATGTTTGAGCAGAGAGAATTTAAGGTTAAAGAAATCCTTTTGGGTAACTGGTGTGGCCGTAAGGCGATGAATCATCAGGATATTTTATTGGTCACCCGTTAG
- a CDS encoding mucoidy inhibitor MuiA family protein: MQKKMICMTLLLLVVFCGTALAASGQRVVFYPSGADFSSEVKANIKNDVNGNYVLFTLSGQAVPDTFTIASLSKGVAINDVSWSRSDLSRSPAAIELGKKIDQLKFKRNTVISQKQAIDGGIVFWKERGSEQQIKPADLNKIAGLVVSNLSNLYTESAKLKVKIDELQELINDLQRQLEEMSGGGKLVWNVKVSIVSKGAKSADFKIGYMLGNCGWTPKYKLDAFPGSGKVQFTFEAEIRQGSGMDFKNCDVALATVKKRSRISPPQLDIWIIEPRPEPEPVVGRYVMDEMNMAMESASMAKSAGSGVSYSPAPKRVSKATYSLWEMGKKSIPAGSTRKYAVESETWKSEFSFIARPSLTPDIFVSAKTLLAEAKDYPVGVALMFMEGTMIGKKRFSFSGKEKKLFFGSDPMLKAERKTVEKKSGEQGMFSSKQTYSWKYKLELENSRKSPIKVLVQEPAPISGDKRIKLEIITKPKAEIKDDNFEWLVEVPAAGKYSVNYAVEMKAPDDMEIDLGIGR; encoded by the coding sequence TTGCAGAAAAAAATGATATGTATGACTTTACTTTTGTTGGTTGTGTTTTGCGGCACAGCTTTGGCTGCATCCGGGCAAAGGGTGGTTTTTTATCCGTCCGGTGCAGATTTCAGCAGTGAGGTGAAGGCGAACATTAAGAATGATGTGAATGGCAACTACGTTCTGTTTACCCTGTCAGGGCAGGCAGTGCCGGATACATTTACCATCGCTTCTCTGAGCAAGGGAGTAGCTATCAATGATGTTTCATGGAGCCGGAGTGATTTGTCTCGTTCTCCAGCTGCAATTGAGCTTGGTAAAAAGATTGATCAGTTGAAGTTCAAGAGGAATACCGTAATCTCCCAGAAACAGGCCATAGATGGCGGGATCGTTTTTTGGAAGGAGAGAGGAAGTGAGCAGCAGATTAAGCCAGCAGATTTAAATAAAATTGCTGGGCTGGTGGTCAGCAATCTTTCCAATCTTTATACTGAATCTGCAAAACTCAAAGTCAAGATTGATGAGCTGCAAGAACTTATCAACGATTTGCAGCGACAGTTGGAGGAAATGTCCGGTGGCGGCAAATTGGTTTGGAACGTGAAAGTTTCTATAGTTTCCAAGGGTGCTAAGAGTGCCGATTTTAAAATAGGTTACATGCTGGGCAATTGCGGGTGGACTCCAAAATACAAGCTTGATGCATTTCCCGGTTCCGGAAAGGTACAATTTACCTTTGAAGCGGAAATTCGTCAGGGTAGCGGCATGGATTTTAAAAATTGTGATGTAGCCCTTGCAACAGTAAAAAAACGCTCCAGAATCTCCCCGCCGCAGCTTGATATCTGGATTATTGAACCCCGCCCTGAGCCGGAACCGGTCGTGGGCCGTTATGTCATGGATGAAATGAATATGGCCATGGAGTCCGCTTCCATGGCTAAAAGTGCAGGGAGTGGTGTGTCTTATAGCCCTGCTCCCAAGCGGGTTAGTAAAGCTACTTATTCATTGTGGGAGATGGGCAAGAAATCCATTCCTGCGGGTAGTACCCGGAAATATGCGGTGGAGAGTGAGACTTGGAAATCTGAATTCTCTTTCATAGCCCGTCCTTCCCTTACTCCTGATATTTTTGTTTCTGCTAAAACTCTGCTTGCTGAAGCAAAAGATTATCCGGTTGGAGTTGCTCTCATGTTCATGGAAGGAACCATGATTGGAAAGAAACGGTTTTCTTTTTCCGGTAAGGAGAAGAAGCTTTTCTTCGGCTCTGATCCCATGCTTAAAGCTGAGCGCAAAACTGTAGAGAAGAAATCAGGCGAGCAGGGTATGTTCAGTTCCAAGCAGACTTACAGCTGGAAGTACAAACTTGAGCTTGAAAACAGCCGCAAATCTCCGATTAAAGTACTGGTGCAGGAGCCTGCTCCAATATCCGGTGATAAGCGAATTAAGCTGGAAATTATAACTAAACCCAAGGCTGAGATTAAAGATGATAATTTTGAGTGGCTGGTAGAAGTTCCTGCTGCTGGAAAATATTCAGTAAATTATGCAGTGGAAATGAAGGCCCCGGATGATATGGAAATTGATCTGGGTATCGGCAGATAG
- the galE gene encoding UDP-glucose 4-epimerase GalE: MSKKLSLLVCGGAGYIGSHMTRMIAEAGHEVTVFDNLSTGHAQALKWGKFVQGDLRNPADLEKLFAEGSYDAVFHFSGLIVVSESVEKPFEYYDNNVTGTLNLLQAMRKHGVDKFVFSSTAAVYGDPVMDMITEEHPLKPLNPYGRTKLQVEEILQDYAVAYGLDSVCFRYFNAAGAHPDSIIGEAHLPETHLIPNILLSSIDEGRRLKIFGSDYPTPDGTCVRDYIHILDLCDAHLKAIEYMNDNKGAHSFNLGNGKGFSILDVIKSSSEVIGHEIEFDYEPARAGDSPRLVADSSKAAELLKWTPQYADLREIIETAYRWHKNPAF, encoded by the coding sequence ATGAGCAAAAAACTCTCCCTGCTCGTCTGCGGCGGTGCAGGATATATCGGCTCACATATGACTAGAATGATTGCCGAGGCCGGACATGAAGTAACAGTCTTTGACAACCTCTCCACAGGCCATGCACAGGCACTCAAATGGGGTAAATTCGTACAGGGCGACCTGCGCAACCCCGCTGATCTTGAAAAGCTGTTTGCTGAAGGATCATATGATGCTGTTTTTCACTTTTCCGGGCTGATTGTAGTCAGCGAATCCGTAGAGAAGCCCTTTGAATATTACGACAACAACGTAACCGGAACCCTCAACCTGCTGCAAGCCATGCGCAAACACGGCGTGGATAAATTCGTATTTTCATCCACGGCTGCGGTTTATGGTGATCCGGTTATGGATATGATCACTGAAGAGCATCCCCTTAAGCCGCTGAATCCTTACGGCAGGACCAAACTTCAGGTAGAAGAGATCTTACAGGATTATGCTGTTGCCTACGGTCTTGATTCAGTCTGCTTCAGATACTTCAATGCTGCCGGAGCTCACCCGGACAGCATCATCGGGGAAGCGCATTTACCTGAAACACACCTCATTCCCAACATTCTGCTCAGCAGTATAGACGAAGGACGCAGGCTGAAGATTTTCGGCAGCGACTACCCCACCCCGGACGGAACCTGCGTGCGCGACTACATCCACATACTGGACCTCTGTGACGCACATCTCAAAGCTATTGAGTATATGAACGACAACAAAGGCGCACATTCCTTTAACCTCGGAAATGGCAAAGGATTCAGTATACTTGATGTGATCAAGTCTTCCAGCGAAGTAATCGGGCACGAAATTGAATTCGACTACGAACCTGCAAGGGCCGGGGATTCACCCAGACTGGTAGCAGACAGTTCAAAGGCGGCAGAACTTCTGAAATGGACCCCGCAATATGCAGACCTGCGTGAGATCATAGAAACAGCTTACCGTTGGCACAAAAATCCTGCTTTCTAA
- a CDS encoding disulfide bond formation protein DsbA encodes MLKRILLVLCLLVMASGCVNKQMLKEQITEAIRENPQIVLDVMRENSVDMLTIVEEGIDQREKLKREAMLQAEIMNPFKPRIWAERPMLGNPSAPVTIVEYSDFLCPYCSKGAKVVSKLAIEQPEKYRLVFKHLPMHEQSRELALIFEALALTDKNKAYKFHDLAFERQKEIYEDKEGVVLGEILTEIGVDPDQLQKSLNSAQLQEFLLADEKEAGEFKIDATPTFLVNGVTIRGYLPAERFEKMVDMILEKSAKAAPVETPEGEVCDDCLNQM; translated from the coding sequence GCTAAAGAGAATTTTACTTGTGTTGTGTTTACTTGTGATGGCTTCCGGTTGTGTGAATAAACAGATGCTCAAGGAACAGATTACCGAAGCAATACGCGAGAATCCTCAGATTGTGCTTGATGTCATGCGTGAAAATAGTGTGGATATGCTGACGATAGTTGAAGAGGGTATTGACCAGCGTGAGAAACTCAAGCGCGAAGCCATGCTTCAAGCTGAAATTATGAATCCTTTCAAGCCTCGTATCTGGGCTGAAAGACCCATGCTTGGGAATCCTTCTGCCCCGGTGACAATTGTGGAATACTCTGATTTTCTTTGCCCTTATTGCAGCAAGGGAGCCAAGGTTGTAAGCAAACTGGCGATTGAACAGCCGGAAAAATACAGGCTGGTTTTTAAGCACCTGCCCATGCATGAACAATCCCGTGAACTGGCACTTATTTTTGAAGCTCTTGCCCTGACTGATAAGAATAAAGCATATAAATTTCATGATCTTGCTTTTGAACGCCAGAAAGAAATCTATGAAGATAAAGAAGGTGTTGTTCTAGGAGAAATTCTGACTGAAATAGGCGTTGACCCGGACCAGCTTCAGAAAAGTCTTAATTCAGCCCAGTTGCAGGAATTCCTGCTGGCTGACGAGAAAGAAGCCGGCGAATTTAAAATCGATGCTACTCCCACCTTCTTGGTTAATGGTGTAACCATTCGTGGTTACCTGCCTGCTGAAAGATTTGAAAAGATGGTGGATATGATTTTGGAAAAGTCTGCCAAAGCTGCTCCCGTGGAAACACCCGAAGGCGAAGTCTGCGATGATTGTTTGAACCAGATGTAA
- a CDS encoding ferrous iron transport protein A, whose product MNVMTNTENARPLSSYKGGMSVRVTGFEGGKCCRSRLLSMGIIPGTIVDIISGHGRMNVRVRSSQFAIGREMANKIMAIPVCDCNKCSAF is encoded by the coding sequence ATGAACGTAATGACAAACACAGAAAACGCACGACCTCTCTCCAGCTATAAAGGCGGAATGTCGGTCAGGGTAACCGGATTTGAAGGTGGAAAGTGCTGCCGTAGCAGACTCCTTTCCATGGGCATAATTCCGGGTACAATCGTGGACATAATTAGTGGTCACGGTCGTATGAATGTCCGTGTGCGCAGCTCGCAGTTTGCCATTGGACGTGAAATGGCCAACAAGATCATGGCCATCCCTGTATGCGACTGCAACAAATGCAGTGCATTTTAG
- a CDS encoding carbamoyl-phosphate synthase large subunit: MPKRTDIKKIMLIGSGPIVIGQACEFDYSGTQALKALKEEGYEVILVNSNPATIMTDPVLADRTYIEPIEPGTIAKIIEKERPDALLPTLGGQTALNTALAVAEQGVLEKFGVELIGASVDVIEKAESRELFRAAMEKIGLKVPTSRIARNIDDVRRCGKEIDFPIIIRPAFTLGGTGGGVAYNMEDLEDIAMQGISASLQNEVMLEESILGWKEYELEVMRDRKDNCVIICSIENIDPMGVHTGDSITVAPAQTLTDVEYQMLRDASLAIMREIGVETGGSNVQFAINPENGELAIIEMNPRVSRSSALASKATGFPIAKIAAKLAVGYTLDEIPNDITRETMASFEPTIDYCVIKIPRFTFEKFPGAEDYLTTAMKSVGETMAIGRTFKECLQKGLRSLEVGMPGFGKVFEPSDIDRDELVGLIRKPNSKRMFFLREAFLAGMTLEEIFDITKIDPWYLHQFEDLVTFEKELRQFSLENGLYSGDERVAAMFKKAKEYGYSDPQLATMWRESEKNVREFRKNLGLIPTYYLVDTCAAEFEAYTPYFYSTYESGQEAESMKERKVMILGGGPNRIGQGIEFDYCCCHSAFALEDMGVKSIMVNSNPETVSTDYDTSDRLYFEPLTYEDVLNIIEFEKPEGVIVQFGGQTPLNLAIPLLKAGVPILGTSPDAIDRAEDRERFQALLQKLDLKQPPNGTAMSLDDAKTIAERLDYPLVLRPSYVLGGRGMDIVYSDEEFDTYFREAAVVSPEHPILIDKFLENAVEVDVDALSDGDQTYVAGVMEHIEEAGIHSGDSACVLPPHTLGDELVAEIERQTVALAEELEIVGLMNIQFAVKDGDVYIIEVNPRASRTVPFVSKATGIQLAKMATKVMLGEKLKDLDPWSMRKEGFYSVKEAVFPFNRFPNVDVMLGPEMRSTGEVMGMDYTPGLAFMKAQLGAGIKLPLEGTVFISVKDRDKEAVLPIARRFEDLGFKILATGGTADFLYGKGIATKKILKVNEGRPHVVDYIKNGDIDLLINTPSGKQTVTDSKEIRQTTLLHGLAYTTTVTGANAMSLAIEEQRGKGLDVQCLQHYHNM; encoded by the coding sequence ATGCCTAAACGCACTGATATCAAAAAAATTATGCTTATCGGCTCCGGGCCGATCGTCATTGGTCAGGCCTGCGAGTTTGACTATTCCGGGACTCAGGCTCTTAAAGCCCTTAAGGAAGAAGGTTACGAGGTTATTCTCGTTAACTCAAATCCCGCAACCATCATGACCGATCCCGTTCTAGCGGATCGAACTTACATTGAACCCATCGAACCCGGCACCATTGCCAAAATCATTGAAAAAGAAAGACCGGACGCACTGCTGCCCACGCTTGGTGGACAGACTGCACTGAATACCGCCCTTGCTGTTGCAGAGCAGGGTGTGCTTGAAAAATTCGGTGTGGAGCTGATCGGTGCATCTGTTGATGTTATTGAAAAAGCTGAAAGCCGTGAACTTTTCCGTGCAGCCATGGAAAAAATCGGCCTTAAGGTTCCCACCAGCCGAATTGCCCGCAACATTGATGATGTCCGCCGTTGCGGTAAGGAAATTGATTTTCCTATCATCATCCGTCCGGCATTCACCCTTGGTGGAACCGGTGGCGGTGTTGCCTACAACATGGAAGATCTTGAAGATATCGCCATGCAGGGTATTTCCGCCAGTCTTCAGAACGAAGTCATGCTTGAGGAGTCCATCCTCGGCTGGAAAGAGTACGAGCTTGAGGTCATGCGTGACCGCAAGGATAACTGCGTAATCATCTGTTCAATCGAAAACATCGACCCCATGGGCGTGCATACCGGTGATTCCATCACTGTTGCACCGGCTCAGACCTTGACCGATGTTGAATACCAGATGTTAAGGGACGCCTCACTCGCCATTATGCGCGAAATCGGCGTTGAAACCGGCGGCTCTAACGTACAGTTTGCTATCAACCCGGAAAATGGTGAGCTGGCAATCATTGAGATGAACCCGCGTGTTTCCCGTTCTTCCGCTCTGGCATCCAAAGCAACCGGATTTCCTATCGCCAAGATCGCAGCCAAGCTTGCAGTTGGCTACACCCTTGATGAGATTCCCAACGACATTACTCGCGAGACAATGGCTTCTTTTGAACCGACCATTGACTACTGCGTGATCAAGATTCCCAGATTTACTTTTGAAAAATTCCCCGGTGCTGAAGATTACCTGACCACTGCCATGAAGAGTGTCGGTGAGACCATGGCAATCGGAAGGACCTTTAAAGAATGTTTGCAGAAAGGGCTTCGTTCGCTGGAAGTAGGCATGCCCGGCTTCGGCAAGGTTTTCGAACCCAGTGATATCGACCGTGATGAATTGGTCGGTTTGATCCGCAAGCCCAACTCCAAGCGTATGTTTTTCCTACGGGAAGCTTTCCTTGCCGGAATGACCCTTGAGGAAATTTTCGACATTACCAAGATTGATCCCTGGTATCTGCACCAGTTTGAAGATCTTGTTACTTTTGAAAAAGAACTCAGACAGTTCTCCCTTGAGAACGGTTTGTATTCCGGTGATGAGCGGGTTGCGGCCATGTTCAAGAAAGCCAAGGAATACGGTTATTCCGATCCGCAGCTGGCAACCATGTGGCGTGAGTCCGAAAAGAATGTCCGTGAATTCAGGAAGAATCTCGGTCTGATTCCTACTTACTATCTGGTTGATACCTGCGCTGCTGAATTTGAAGCATACACTCCTTACTTTTACTCCACTTATGAGTCCGGTCAGGAAGCAGAATCCATGAAGGAGCGCAAGGTCATGATTCTTGGCGGCGGTCCCAACAGGATCGGGCAGGGCATTGAGTTTGACTATTGCTGCTGTCACTCCGCTTTCGCGTTGGAAGACATGGGCGTGAAATCGATCATGGTCAACTCCAACCCGGAAACCGTATCTACTGACTATGATACTTCTGACAGACTCTACTTTGAGCCGCTTACTTACGAAGATGTGCTCAATATCATCGAGTTTGAAAAGCCTGAAGGTGTCATCGTCCAGTTTGGTGGACAGACTCCCTTGAACCTCGCTATTCCGTTGCTCAAGGCCGGGGTTCCCATTTTGGGTACTTCACCTGACGCAATTGACCGTGCAGAAGACAGGGAAAGATTTCAGGCATTGCTCCAGAAGCTTGATCTCAAACAGCCGCCTAACGGAACTGCCATGTCCCTTGACGACGCCAAGACCATTGCTGAGCGTCTCGACTATCCGCTGGTACTGCGTCCTTCTTACGTTCTTGGTGGACGTGGTATGGATATTGTTTACAGTGACGAGGAATTCGATACTTATTTCCGCGAAGCTGCGGTTGTTTCTCCAGAGCACCCCATCCTCATCGACAAATTCCTTGAGAATGCGGTTGAGGTGGATGTTGATGCTCTTTCAGATGGCGACCAGACCTATGTTGCCGGGGTAATGGAGCATATTGAGGAAGCTGGAATCCACTCCGGTGACTCCGCTTGCGTACTGCCTCCGCATACTTTGGGCGATGAGCTCGTGGCTGAGATTGAACGTCAGACTGTGGCCCTTGCTGAAGAGCTGGAAATTGTCGGCCTTATGAACATCCAGTTCGCGGTTAAAGATGGTGATGTTTATATTATTGAAGTAAACCCCCGTGCTTCCCGTACTGTTCCGTTCGTGAGCAAGGCTACCGGTATCCAGCTGGCTAAGATGGCAACCAAGGTCATGCTCGGTGAAAAGCTCAAGGATCTCGATCCTTGGTCTATGCGTAAGGAAGGATTTTACTCCGTTAAAGAAGCGGTTTTCCCTTTCAATAGATTTCCTAATGTGGACGTCATGCTTGGGCCTGAAATGCGTTCTACCGGCGAGGTTATGGGGATGGATTATACTCCCGGCCTTGCTTTTATGAAAGCTCAACTGGGTGCAGGCATTAAGCTGCCTCTTGAGGGAACTGTTTTTATTTCGGTCAAGGATCGTGATAAGGAAGCAGTTTTGCCTATTGCTAGAAGATTTGAAGACTTGGGCTTCAAGATTCTGGCCACCGGAGGAACCGCTGACTTCCTGTATGGGAAGGGCATCGCTACCAAGAAAATTCTCAAAGTGAATGAAGGTCGACCACACGTTGTTGATTATATCAAGAACGGTGACATCGACTTGCTTATAAATACGCCTTCCGGCAAGCAGACAGTTACTGATTCCAAAGAAATCAGGCAGACTACCCTGCTTCACGGACTGGCATATACAACGACTGTCACGGGCGCCAATGCCATGAGTTTGGCAATTGAGGAGCAACGTGGCAAAGGACTTGATGTGCAGTGCTTGCAGCACTACCATAACATGTAA